In one Mycobacterium sp. NBC_00419 genomic region, the following are encoded:
- a CDS encoding acyl-CoA dehydrogenase family protein codes for MTTALGVEESMLVETVRAFIDREVKPTVREVEHANEYPEAWIEQMKRIGIYGLAVPEEYGGTPVSMHCYVDVTQELARGWMSLAGAMGGHTVVAKLIGLFGTEEQKQAYLPPMATGELRATMALTEPGGGSDLQAMTTVGRADGDDLVINGAKTWISNARRSGLIALLCKTDPNAKPKHKGISVLLVERDTKGLLVSRDLPKLGYKGVESCELAFDDCRVPASAVLGGEPGRGFPQMMKGLETGRIQVASRALGVATAALEDALAYAQARESFGQPIWKHQSIGNYLADMATKLTAARQLTYHAAERYDSGERCDMEAGMAKLFASEAAMEIALNAVRIHGGYGYSTEYDVERYFRDAPLMIVGEGTNEIQRNVIAAQLVARGGI; via the coding sequence ATGACAACAGCATTGGGTGTTGAAGAATCCATGCTGGTCGAAACCGTCCGAGCGTTCATCGACCGCGAGGTCAAGCCGACCGTGCGCGAGGTCGAGCACGCCAACGAATACCCCGAAGCGTGGATCGAACAGATGAAGCGCATCGGGATTTACGGGTTGGCCGTCCCGGAGGAGTACGGCGGCACGCCGGTATCGATGCACTGCTACGTCGACGTCACCCAAGAACTGGCTCGCGGCTGGATGAGCCTGGCAGGTGCCATGGGTGGGCACACCGTCGTCGCCAAGCTCATCGGCCTGTTCGGCACCGAGGAGCAAAAGCAGGCCTACCTCCCGCCCATGGCCACCGGTGAGCTCCGGGCGACGATGGCACTGACCGAACCCGGCGGGGGGTCGGATCTGCAAGCCATGACCACCGTCGGGCGCGCAGACGGCGACGACCTCGTGATCAACGGAGCCAAGACCTGGATCAGCAACGCGCGCAGATCGGGTCTCATCGCGCTGCTCTGCAAGACGGACCCCAACGCGAAACCCAAGCACAAGGGCATCTCGGTACTGCTGGTCGAGCGGGATACCAAGGGTCTGCTGGTGTCACGGGATCTACCGAAGCTCGGCTACAAGGGTGTGGAGAGCTGCGAGCTCGCGTTCGACGACTGCCGGGTGCCGGCATCGGCCGTTCTCGGTGGTGAGCCCGGTCGGGGATTCCCCCAGATGATGAAAGGCCTTGAGACCGGCCGCATTCAGGTGGCATCCAGGGCCCTCGGGGTGGCCACTGCGGCGCTGGAAGACGCCCTGGCCTACGCACAGGCCCGGGAAAGCTTCGGCCAGCCCATCTGGAAGCATCAGTCCATCGGCAACTATCTGGCCGATATGGCCACCAAGCTCACGGCTGCCCGCCAGCTCACCTATCACGCGGCCGAGCGCTACGACAGTGGAGAACGCTGCGACATGGAGGCTGGGATGGCCAAGCTGTTCGCCTCCGAGGCGGCCATGGAGATCGCCCTCAATGCGGTCCGCATTCACGGCGGCTACGGCTACTCCACCGAATACGACGTCGAGCGCTACTTCCGCGACGCTCCCCTGATGATCGTCGGTGAGGGCACCAACGAGATTCAGCGCAATGTGATCGCCGCACAACTCGTCGCGCGCGGCGGCATCTGA
- a CDS encoding MlaD family protein — protein sequence MSLSADQGARAPSSRKLRIRGLIAAVVLGVAGIGLYQLGSGGYAKTFTLTVVADTLGEGLTPGAEVKFRGLTIGSVGTLETTGYNKQKMTLKLEPDQATALAADTTAKFVSSNTFGLAAVELVSTGAGPRLRPDQTLLIDSEVPPTSITGLLRQGQQLGQIVDSADVEHIIAVVSRHSDLTEPVTRSFFDLAKMVADSQKVPFSQSLSVFSTVLNGASDAVPLINLAYDLLNGMSFLAQPEGVQRVNKILDESAKLLYNTDAVFARNISWLVPLADALRNILLPRMYMLGSLAPAYDRLSGLIDRTSAAFPMIDGKVRLQIEVIMDTMPGLPAALEPAAAPPGAGG from the coding sequence ATGTCTTTGTCTGCAGACCAAGGCGCACGGGCGCCCAGTTCGCGCAAGCTGCGGATCCGCGGGTTGATCGCCGCGGTGGTACTCGGCGTCGCCGGTATCGGGCTCTACCAGCTGGGTAGCGGCGGCTACGCCAAGACGTTCACGCTCACCGTGGTGGCCGACACCCTCGGCGAGGGCCTGACGCCCGGCGCGGAGGTGAAGTTCCGTGGGCTGACCATCGGGTCGGTGGGCACGTTGGAGACCACGGGTTACAACAAGCAGAAGATGACACTGAAGCTCGAGCCGGATCAGGCCACCGCCCTGGCCGCCGATACCACCGCGAAGTTCGTGTCCTCCAACACCTTTGGCCTGGCGGCCGTCGAATTGGTGAGCACCGGAGCGGGCCCCAGGCTGCGGCCCGACCAGACGCTTCTGATCGACTCCGAGGTGCCACCCACCTCCATCACCGGACTGCTGCGCCAGGGCCAGCAACTCGGCCAGATCGTGGACTCGGCCGACGTCGAGCACATCATCGCCGTGGTGAGCCGCCATTCTGATCTGACCGAGCCCGTGACACGGTCCTTCTTCGACCTGGCCAAGATGGTCGCCGACTCGCAGAAAGTGCCTTTCTCGCAATCACTTTCGGTGTTCTCCACGGTACTTAACGGAGCCAGCGACGCGGTGCCGCTGATCAACCTGGCCTACGACCTGCTCAACGGGATGTCCTTCCTGGCGCAGCCGGAAGGGGTGCAGCGCGTCAACAAGATCCTGGACGAATCGGCCAAGCTGCTCTACAACACCGACGCTGTCTTCGCCCGCAACATCTCCTGGCTCGTCCCACTGGCCGACGCACTGCGCAACATTCTGCTCCCGCGGATGTACATGCTGGGCAGCCTGGCTCCGGCCTACGACCGGCTCTCAGGCCTGATCGACCGCACTAGCGCAGCGTTCCCGATGATCGACGGGAAGGTTCGGTTGCAGATAGAGGTCATCATGGACACCATGCCGGGCCTGCCGGCCGCCCTGGAGCCGGCCGCCGCGCCGCCGGGGGCGGGCGGATGA
- a CDS encoding ABC transporter permease translates to MAAPSRYVPTALRAPIWVAGRGDSIVQRLGHQVTFLSQVLGAIPTTLKHYRHQTGVLLVDIMWGNGSLIVGGGTIGVLVFMGAAVGGSVGIEGYGALDMVGMGPLTGFVSAYANTREMAPMIAGIGFAAQAGCRMTAEIGAMRISEEIDALEALGIRSIPFVVTTRVIAGMLTIVPLYVVTLALSYLSCVLVVNVLHGQSSGTYYHYFDSFLQPSDVVFSVLKAAIFVTLIIAIHCYHGYYAEGGPEGVGRASGRAIRASIVTVVAADMVLTLLFWGNSPGVRISG, encoded by the coding sequence ATGGCGGCACCGTCGCGGTATGTGCCCACTGCGCTGCGCGCCCCGATCTGGGTCGCCGGCCGCGGTGACTCGATCGTCCAGCGCCTCGGCCACCAGGTCACGTTCCTGTCCCAGGTGCTCGGCGCCATACCCACGACGCTCAAGCACTACCGGCATCAGACCGGTGTGCTGCTCGTCGACATCATGTGGGGCAACGGGTCGCTCATCGTCGGCGGCGGCACCATCGGCGTGCTGGTGTTCATGGGCGCTGCGGTCGGCGGTTCGGTGGGCATCGAAGGCTACGGCGCCCTCGACATGGTGGGCATGGGTCCGCTGACCGGCTTCGTCTCCGCCTACGCCAACACCCGCGAGATGGCACCGATGATCGCCGGGATCGGGTTCGCGGCCCAAGCCGGTTGCCGGATGACCGCCGAGATCGGTGCGATGCGGATCTCCGAGGAGATCGACGCTCTCGAAGCCCTCGGCATCCGGTCGATCCCCTTCGTGGTGACCACCCGCGTCATCGCCGGAATGCTGACCATCGTTCCGCTCTACGTGGTGACGCTGGCCTTGAGCTACCTGTCGTGCGTCCTGGTCGTCAACGTCCTGCACGGGCAATCCTCCGGCACCTACTACCACTACTTTGACTCGTTCCTGCAGCCGTCCGACGTGGTGTTCTCGGTCCTCAAAGCCGCCATCTTCGTCACCCTGATCATCGCGATCCACTGCTACCACGGCTACTACGCCGAGGGCGGCCCCGAAGGTGTCGGGCGGGCATCGGGGCGGGCCATCCGGGCCAGCATCGTCACCGTGGTCGCCGCCGACATGGTGCTCACGCTGCTGTTCTGGGGTAACAGCCCCGGCGTTCGGATATCCGGATAG
- a CDS encoding MlaD family protein has translation MKFNARTTLVILAVMTLLGALYMSIGVLDVSPTKKVTRLTLLLNTSGGLLPTSDVTMRGIKIGRVTGIRTTATGLAVSMDIDQVNQVPANSAIAVENLSAAGEQYVDFKPKIIAPPYLSDGSVIPPDRVAPMVTGSELLTKANALISALNPEDLRTIVTNVSGALDGNDGTLDSLATTASLAAKVVRDDKQILTTLFSNISTLTTNLGTLNAGQVISETGTLLPKSVPAFLRLVKEFENLSYSGSGLLGPDDPGGVLIAKISEYMDMLAEPLGTFATVLQPAVAPLHDVKLDAGHWLDFWESTFNDNGALRVQLNVPEWHQGQ, from the coding sequence GTGAAGTTCAACGCGCGCACGACCCTGGTGATCCTGGCGGTGATGACGCTGCTCGGTGCGTTGTACATGTCGATCGGGGTGCTCGACGTCAGCCCGACGAAGAAGGTCACCCGGCTGACGTTGCTGCTCAACACCTCCGGCGGCCTTCTGCCCACCTCCGACGTCACCATGCGGGGTATCAAGATCGGCCGGGTCACCGGAATCCGGACGACGGCGACCGGGCTGGCGGTCTCCATGGACATCGATCAGGTCAACCAGGTTCCGGCCAATAGCGCGATCGCCGTGGAGAACCTGTCGGCCGCAGGCGAGCAGTACGTCGACTTCAAGCCGAAAATCATTGCGCCCCCCTATCTTTCCGACGGCTCGGTCATCCCGCCCGATCGCGTGGCACCGATGGTCACTGGCAGCGAGCTGTTGACCAAAGCCAACGCCCTGATTTCGGCGCTGAACCCCGAAGATCTGCGCACCATCGTCACCAACGTGTCCGGGGCGTTGGACGGCAACGACGGCACCCTCGACTCGCTGGCCACCACCGCCAGCCTGGCGGCCAAGGTGGTCCGTGACGACAAGCAGATCCTGACCACGCTGTTCAGCAACATCTCCACCCTGACCACGAATCTGGGGACCCTCAATGCCGGTCAGGTGATCAGTGAGACCGGGACGCTTCTGCCGAAGTCGGTGCCGGCATTCCTGCGGCTGGTCAAGGAGTTCGAGAACCTCTCCTACAGCGGTTCGGGCCTGCTGGGGCCCGACGACCCGGGCGGGGTGCTGATCGCCAAGATCAGCGAGTACATGGACATGCTGGCCGAACCACTGGGCACGTTCGCCACCGTCCTGCAGCCGGCGGTAGCGCCCCTGCACGACGTCAAGCTCGACGCCGGGCACTGGCTGGACTTCTGGGAATCCACCTTCAACGACAACGGCGCCCTGCGGGTGCAACTCAACGTCCCCGAATGGCACCAGGGACAGTGA
- a CDS encoding TetR/AcrR family transcriptional regulator yields MPRVRDTSSANAPSDGDREPDSKSALTRRRILDAAAYVLSVKGYGGLRLTDVAAQADLQAPAIYYYFSSREDLIEEVMWAGIADMREHLIAILDELPASTSALDRLLAAVEAHLRHALEISDYTTASIRNAGQVPDAIRKRQIREEERYGEIWRGLINELARSGGLRPDLDLYIAQMLVLGALNWTVEWWDSRRGSVDAVVANAQSLVRHGLSPVAGRRKK; encoded by the coding sequence ATGCCACGGGTGAGGGATACGAGCAGCGCTAACGCCCCGTCCGACGGTGACCGTGAGCCCGATTCGAAGTCTGCCCTGACCCGTCGCCGGATACTGGACGCGGCCGCCTATGTCCTCAGCGTGAAGGGTTACGGCGGCCTCCGACTCACCGACGTCGCCGCCCAGGCTGATCTTCAGGCTCCCGCCATCTACTACTACTTCTCCTCGCGTGAAGACCTCATCGAAGAGGTGATGTGGGCGGGCATCGCCGACATGCGCGAACACCTCATCGCGATCCTCGACGAATTGCCCGCCAGTACCTCCGCGCTGGACCGACTGCTGGCGGCGGTCGAGGCTCATCTGCGCCATGCGTTGGAGATCTCCGACTACACGACCGCGTCCATCCGCAACGCCGGGCAGGTCCCAGACGCCATCCGCAAGCGCCAGATCCGCGAAGAGGAACGGTACGGCGAAATTTGGCGCGGGCTGATCAACGAACTCGCCCGTTCCGGTGGACTGCGCCCCGATCTCGACCTCTACATCGCCCAGATGCTCGTCCTCGGCGCGCTCAACTGGACAGTCGAATGGTGGGACTCTCGCCGCGGTTCCGTCGACGCCGTCGTCGCCAACGCGCAATCCCTGGTCCGCCACGGACTCTCGCCGGTCGCCGGCCGCCGCAAGAAGTAA
- a CDS encoding NAD(P)/FAD-dependent oxidoreductase, which translates to MSVDRLVVVGASLAGLRAVEAARKAGFEGGITLIGAEHHLPYDRPPLSKDFLDVTEAGGEAAVPFFRSGDVFADELQVELLLGAPATSLDVDRKVVGVGDREVAYDALVIATGSKLRTLPDTDHLDGVHGLRTLDDSLAIRAALDAGARTVVIGAGFIGSEVAASAQKRGVPVTVVEALPTPLVRATGTEMGAAIASLHERNGTTLLCGTGVEALEGDGRVERVVLSDGATLAADLVVVGIGVTPNTDWLVGSGLTLDNGVVCDETLWTGVPGVYAAGDVANWLNPMFGVRQRMENWTAAAEQGAAAARNALDPANAKPYETVPYFWSDWYGSRIQFVGVPHCDEVLLVDGDVDRDERWTALYRHGDRLVGALTVNGQAVIMKYRRLIAQKASWGEALEFAEKRRAAAEAKAAAAL; encoded by the coding sequence ATGAGTGTCGACCGTCTGGTGGTCGTCGGCGCGTCGCTTGCAGGGCTGCGCGCCGTTGAGGCCGCCCGCAAGGCGGGTTTCGAGGGCGGCATCACCCTGATCGGCGCCGAACACCACCTGCCGTATGACCGTCCTCCGCTGTCGAAGGACTTCCTCGATGTCACCGAGGCCGGCGGCGAGGCGGCTGTTCCGTTCTTCCGGTCCGGTGACGTATTCGCCGACGAGTTGCAGGTGGAGCTCCTGCTGGGCGCTCCTGCAACGAGTCTGGATGTCGACCGCAAGGTCGTCGGCGTCGGCGACCGCGAAGTGGCCTACGACGCGCTGGTGATCGCGACGGGGTCCAAACTGCGAACGCTACCCGACACCGACCATCTCGACGGTGTGCACGGTCTGCGCACCCTCGATGATTCCCTGGCCATTCGCGCCGCGCTGGATGCCGGTGCTCGCACCGTGGTTATCGGTGCGGGATTCATCGGATCGGAAGTGGCGGCCAGCGCGCAGAAGCGCGGTGTTCCCGTCACCGTAGTAGAGGCATTGCCGACTCCACTGGTGCGGGCGACGGGTACCGAGATGGGCGCGGCGATCGCATCGCTGCATGAACGCAACGGCACCACGCTGCTGTGCGGAACCGGAGTCGAGGCACTTGAGGGCGATGGTCGCGTCGAGCGTGTCGTTTTGAGTGACGGCGCCACGCTGGCTGCCGATCTGGTGGTGGTCGGCATCGGTGTCACGCCGAATACGGACTGGCTCGTTGGTTCCGGGCTGACGCTCGACAACGGTGTGGTCTGCGACGAGACCCTGTGGACCGGCGTCCCCGGGGTCTATGCGGCCGGTGACGTCGCCAACTGGCTGAACCCGATGTTCGGGGTCCGGCAGCGGATGGAGAACTGGACCGCTGCTGCCGAACAGGGTGCGGCAGCTGCCCGCAATGCCCTAGACCCGGCGAACGCCAAACCCTATGAGACGGTGCCCTACTTCTGGTCGGACTGGTACGGCTCCCGGATTCAGTTCGTGGGGGTGCCCCACTGTGACGAGGTGCTCCTCGTCGACGGAGACGTCGACCGCGACGAGCGGTGGACTGCCCTGTACCGCCACGGCGACCGCCTCGTCGGTGCGCTCACAGTCAACGGCCAAGCGGTCATCATGAAGTACCGCCGCTTGATCGCCCAGAAGGCCTCGTGGGGTGAGGCATTGGAGTTCGCAGAGAAGCGACGGGCGGCTGCCGAGGCCAAAGCAGCAGCAGCACTCTAG
- a CDS encoding MlaD family protein, whose translation MRSVSRAVFWLTIFSAIAVVCTLIVVTALRSPITGTVSRYTAAFTDVSGLYVGDDVRISGVQVGKVETIRLDGRIAKVDFTAQDNQPVFTNTVAAVRYQSLIGQRYVELVQPAKPDKRLPAGGDIPLGQTIPSFDVAKLFNGFRPIFQTVDPAQFNLLGENLLRLIQGDENGVGPFLHDLDVIAKLATDRKAVITAIIKNLSSISQDLGGKSQQLFQLIAVLNDVLTQFGSNAAEFRSALDVGLPVLRNTTHIMGYLEQLFDGQTVPMYDLTARMWPQTPTIIAGLSLVPSLIQGMRDTLVDDKPATPTFTCSRGEVTLPGIGQVSFAQQNLVICK comes from the coding sequence ATGAGAAGTGTCAGCAGAGCCGTGTTCTGGTTGACGATCTTCAGCGCGATCGCGGTGGTATGCACGCTGATCGTGGTGACCGCGCTGCGCTCCCCCATCACCGGAACGGTGTCGCGCTACACCGCGGCGTTCACCGACGTCTCGGGACTCTATGTCGGCGACGACGTCCGTATCTCCGGGGTCCAGGTCGGCAAGGTCGAGACGATCCGGCTCGACGGGCGGATCGCGAAGGTCGACTTCACCGCGCAGGACAACCAGCCGGTGTTCACCAACACCGTTGCCGCGGTGCGCTACCAGAGTCTCATCGGTCAGCGCTACGTGGAGCTCGTCCAGCCCGCCAAGCCGGACAAGCGGCTTCCCGCGGGCGGCGACATTCCGCTGGGCCAGACCATTCCATCATTCGATGTGGCCAAGCTGTTCAACGGTTTTCGGCCGATCTTCCAGACGGTCGACCCCGCCCAGTTCAATCTGCTCGGCGAGAATCTGCTGCGGCTGATCCAGGGTGACGAGAACGGTGTCGGACCGTTCCTGCATGACCTGGACGTCATCGCCAAACTGGCGACCGACCGCAAGGCCGTCATCACCGCGATCATCAAGAACCTGAGTTCGATATCCCAAGACCTCGGCGGAAAGTCACAACAGCTGTTCCAGCTCATCGCCGTCCTCAACGATGTGCTGACGCAGTTCGGCTCCAATGCCGCCGAGTTCCGGTCCGCACTCGACGTCGGACTGCCGGTGCTACGCAACACCACCCACATCATGGGCTACCTCGAGCAACTGTTCGACGGCCAGACGGTTCCCATGTACGACCTGACCGCCCGCATGTGGCCCCAGACGCCCACGATCATCGCCGGTCTGTCGCTGGTGCCCTCCCTGATTCAGGGCATGCGCGACACCCTCGTCGACGACAAGCCCGCCACGCCGACGTTCACCTGCTCGCGCGGTGAGGTCACCTTGCCCGGCATCGGCCAGGTGTCGTTCGCCCAGCAGAACTTGGTGATCTGCAAATGA
- a CDS encoding MlaD family protein, which translates to MISVKDRLGALGRRMDLSAWLGPRQGVPDERTAAARSRRQGIIGLVVIIAALAATAAAYLNPSGQSGYTAHLSNSAGVRAGDQVRIAGITVGEVTGVRLDGALVEMTFDVERSVKVGSDSTLDVKLLTPLGGHYVALDPKGDKPLGRTGIPPQRVSLPFEVNDIIQAATPVIKEVDGQVIHDTFAEVANAAGKYPDAIHNLLQSADELTASLSGSANEFHRSLSFVADGMGAMVAGRKQLVTVFQQLDILGKGYTANSVDIVEFFGLVKELARIMDRLSTFYGREMAPVINGIDDIIDTLYAHPDRLGKAADALNQAMNIVVPMLSGNGVVIDEGNQLVPGQDLCLPSIMRNC; encoded by the coding sequence ATGATCTCGGTGAAAGACCGGCTCGGCGCCCTGGGCAGACGCATGGACCTGTCGGCCTGGCTGGGGCCCCGTCAGGGAGTGCCGGACGAGCGCACCGCCGCCGCGCGAAGCCGGCGCCAGGGCATCATCGGGCTGGTCGTCATCATCGCGGCGCTGGCCGCGACCGCCGCTGCCTACCTGAATCCGAGCGGCCAATCGGGTTACACCGCCCATCTGTCCAACTCCGCCGGTGTCCGAGCCGGTGATCAGGTCCGCATCGCCGGGATCACGGTCGGCGAGGTGACCGGGGTGCGCCTCGACGGCGCACTGGTGGAGATGACGTTCGACGTCGAGCGTTCGGTGAAGGTGGGTTCGGATTCCACCCTGGATGTGAAGCTGTTGACCCCGCTGGGCGGCCACTATGTCGCGCTGGACCCCAAGGGCGATAAACCGCTGGGCCGCACTGGGATTCCACCCCAGCGTGTCTCACTTCCATTCGAGGTCAACGACATCATCCAGGCGGCGACCCCGGTGATCAAGGAAGTCGACGGCCAGGTCATCCACGACACCTTCGCCGAAGTCGCCAACGCCGCAGGCAAATACCCCGACGCGATCCACAACCTGTTGCAGTCCGCCGACGAGCTCACCGCGTCATTGAGCGGCTCGGCCAACGAATTCCACCGCAGCCTGAGCTTCGTCGCAGACGGCATGGGCGCGATGGTCGCAGGCCGCAAGCAGCTGGTCACCGTCTTTCAGCAGCTCGACATCCTAGGCAAGGGATACACCGCGAATTCGGTCGACATCGTCGAGTTCTTCGGGCTCGTCAAAGAATTGGCCCGCATCATGGACCGGCTCTCCACGTTCTACGGACGTGAGATGGCGCCGGTCATCAACGGAATCGACGACATCATCGACACGCTGTACGCCCACCCGGACCGCCTCGGCAAGGCCGCCGACGCCTTGAACCAGGCCATGAACATCGTGGTGCCGATGCTCAGCGGCAACGGGGTGGTCATCGACGAAGGCAACCAGCTGGTCCCGGGTCAAGACCTGTGTCTGCCAAGCATCATGAGGAACTGCTGA
- a CDS encoding DUF3297 family protein, translating into MSEDQVTDVPPNHLSIDPRSPFYNEEVLLRDVGIRFNGVEKTNVHEYNVAEGWVRVEVPTAKDRRGNPMVVKVRGTVEPFFRTAE; encoded by the coding sequence ATGTCCGAGGATCAGGTCACCGACGTTCCACCGAATCACCTCTCCATCGATCCACGCAGCCCCTTCTATAACGAAGAGGTGCTCCTGCGCGACGTGGGCATTCGCTTCAACGGCGTCGAGAAGACCAACGTTCACGAGTACAACGTGGCCGAGGGTTGGGTCCGTGTTGAAGTTCCCACCGCGAAGGATCGCCGCGGCAACCCCATGGTGGTCAAGGTCAGGGGCACGGTCGAACCGTTTTTCCGCACCGCTGAATAG
- a CDS encoding MlaD family protein, translating to MKAISALRARLHSPLRVAAALAVVAVVTVAAVTGAKLVMPKVNNTKAMCAELTDAVGLYVGNKVAMLGIDVGSTTAIENKPDHVQVDFTVPADMDLPADVGVVTYSQSIVTDRHIELTKAYTGGPKFAGPGCIKLANTRTPISVSETFTAVGNLADTVLGPHPGKDASQAPGVQAINDSLSAASRSLNGTGAQLNETLRNLVTMLSDPYRADTDYRRLFENSEIFTSGFLKNWDTFASVIQTLPATVALIEALSDNISDALANVSHLLPILVEASTRLAPRLYRNIGDKLIPWIRDLLRNHNKTILSMINTWPQFTRWFTDIYETSWGTHNVTYIPPQVAIAPTQAGAICQVLQQRHTPGAAAACASGTSSDPVTLGLTDLILGAALG from the coding sequence ATGAAAGCGATCTCGGCCCTGCGCGCCCGCCTGCACTCGCCGCTACGTGTCGCGGCGGCACTGGCCGTCGTCGCGGTCGTGACGGTCGCAGCGGTCACCGGGGCGAAGCTCGTGATGCCCAAAGTCAACAACACCAAGGCGATGTGCGCCGAACTGACCGACGCCGTCGGGTTGTATGTGGGCAACAAGGTCGCGATGCTGGGTATCGACGTGGGCTCCACGACCGCGATCGAGAACAAGCCCGACCACGTCCAGGTCGACTTCACGGTGCCCGCAGACATGGACCTGCCTGCCGACGTCGGGGTGGTCACCTATTCGCAGTCGATCGTCACCGACCGCCACATCGAACTGACCAAGGCCTACACCGGCGGCCCGAAGTTCGCCGGGCCAGGATGCATCAAGCTCGCCAATACCCGGACCCCGATCAGCGTCAGCGAGACCTTCACCGCTGTCGGCAATCTCGCCGACACTGTGTTGGGCCCGCACCCCGGCAAGGACGCCTCGCAGGCGCCCGGTGTGCAAGCGATCAACGACAGCCTGTCTGCGGCCAGCCGGTCGCTCAACGGTACCGGCGCCCAGCTCAACGAGACCCTGCGCAACCTGGTCACCATGCTGTCCGACCCGTACCGCGCCGACACCGATTATCGGCGTCTGTTCGAGAACAGCGAGATCTTCACCTCAGGCTTTCTGAAGAACTGGGACACCTTCGCGTCGGTGATCCAGACGCTGCCCGCGACCGTCGCACTGATCGAGGCGTTGTCGGACAACATCTCCGACGCCTTGGCCAACGTCTCCCATCTGCTGCCGATCCTCGTCGAGGCATCGACCCGGCTGGCACCGCGGCTGTACCGCAACATCGGCGACAAACTGATTCCCTGGATCCGCGACCTGCTGAGGAACCACAACAAGACCATTCTCTCGATGATCAACACCTGGCCGCAGTTCACCAGGTGGTTCACCGACATCTACGAAACGTCCTGGGGCACCCACAATGTCACCTACATCCCGCCGCAGGTGGCGATCGCCCCTACCCAGGCGGGCGCCATCTGCCAGGTGCTTCAGCAGCGTCACACCCCCGGCGCGGCAGCCGCGTGCGCGTCGGGTACCTCGTCGGATCCGGTGACTCTCGGTCTGACCGATCTCATCCTCGGGGCGGCGCTGGGATGA
- a CDS encoding MlaD family protein translates to MMRRSIRTGGAVLVALAITLSSGCSLDPTRLPVPGAYAPADSYRLRIEFSSALNLPARAKVDTGGIQVGVLDHVALDGSTAVAYVDVAGDTKLADNTRAELRQATPLGDVYIALLPPAKPATAMLGNGDTIPLRNTAPATNVEDVLRSVSNLMAGGAIGTLQDAVIDANKAFPKDPNELTHIQTNIGGILNDLATNQETMSGILLSLENISSTLSANTAVFNRLVTEGPSKLGGLSAVTLGILKLVADSKDLGKLGGEVINPITGDIMQMLSYLSPMVATMSTVDTTVPVIADKLNALVRDKLIPFFGKGGPRYTITELRPPTGNEGVDPADKADQAVSAMRTMGLLP, encoded by the coding sequence ATGATGCGACGTTCGATACGGACCGGCGGTGCGGTACTGGTTGCGCTGGCGATCACCCTGAGCTCGGGGTGTTCGCTGGATCCGACCCGGTTACCCGTGCCGGGTGCCTACGCACCCGCCGACTCCTACCGGCTGAGGATCGAATTCTCCAGCGCGCTCAACCTTCCCGCCCGGGCCAAGGTCGACACCGGCGGCATCCAGGTCGGCGTACTCGATCACGTGGCCCTCGACGGCTCGACCGCCGTCGCCTACGTCGACGTCGCCGGGGACACCAAGCTCGCCGACAACACCCGCGCCGAACTACGCCAGGCCACCCCACTCGGTGACGTCTATATCGCCCTGCTGCCGCCCGCCAAGCCCGCGACGGCGATGCTTGGTAACGGTGACACCATTCCGTTGCGCAACACCGCGCCGGCCACCAACGTCGAAGACGTCCTGCGCTCGGTGTCCAACCTGATGGCCGGCGGGGCAATCGGCACGCTGCAGGACGCAGTGATCGACGCCAACAAGGCGTTCCCCAAGGACCCCAACGAGCTGACCCACATCCAGACCAACATCGGCGGCATCCTCAACGACCTGGCCACCAATCAGGAGACGATGAGCGGAATCCTGTTGAGCCTGGAGAACATCAGCTCCACTCTGTCGGCCAACACCGCGGTGTTCAACCGGCTGGTCACCGAAGGGCCGTCCAAGCTAGGGGGCCTGTCGGCGGTCACCCTCGGAATCCTCAAACTCGTCGCCGACTCCAAGGACCTCGGCAAGCTCGGCGGCGAGGTCATCAACCCGATCACCGGTGACATCATGCAGATGCTGTCCTACCTATCGCCCATGGTCGCCACGATGTCCACCGTGGACACCACAGTCCCGGTGATCGCCGACAAGCTCAACGCGCTGGTGCGCGACAAGCTGATTCCGTTCTTCGGCAAGGGCGGTCCGCGATACACCATCACCGAGCTTCGTCCGCCGACCGGCAACGAGGGTGTCGATCCCGCCGACAAGGCTGACCAGGCGGTCTCGGCGATGCGGACGATGGGACTGCTGCCGTGA